A genome region from Methylorubrum populi includes the following:
- the treZ gene encoding malto-oligosyltrehalose trehalohydrolase: MRRAHAMRFGSELAEDGVRFALWAPTAKDVTLVADGADHPIPDVGDGWRRTTLPGVKAGARYGFRIDGGPVVPDPASRFQPGDVSEPSEVIDPDAFAWTDDAWKGRPWEEAVVYELHVGTATPEGTYAGLEKRLDDLVDLGVTAIELLPLADFKGTRNWGYDGVLPYAPDSVYGRPEDLKHLIDTAHAKGLMVLIDCVYNHFGPAGNYLHAYAKTFFTERHQTPWGAGINFDGKESGPVVRDYFIENALYWLEEYHFDGIRFDAVHAILDDSEKHFLAELGETIRSAFPDRHVHLILENEANQARWLERDGEGRPILHSAQWADDLHHCWHVLLTGEKAGYYESFADRPVEHLARCLAEGFAYQGEPFPTLDNHPRGEPSGHLPPSAFVTFLQNHDQVGNRALGERLSHLSDPKRLALARAGLLLAPQIPMLWMGEEWSASAPFLFFVDFAPDEELNKAVREGRRREFKSFAAFADDTSVIPDPTEARTFEDSKIDWDEAETEPHRAVWADTRNLLQIRRQSVVPLTKSRFLGAKAGIPAPGVVDCTWRYEDGWLRFIANVGDADYEATAASGQVIWSNGGSRQAMQLPSWTGVFLIGGER; this comes from the coding sequence ATGCGGCGCGCCCATGCGATGCGGTTCGGCAGCGAGCTTGCCGAGGACGGTGTGCGGTTCGCCCTCTGGGCGCCGACCGCCAAGGATGTGACCCTCGTCGCGGACGGGGCCGACCACCCCATCCCCGATGTGGGCGACGGCTGGCGCCGCACGACGCTGCCGGGCGTGAAGGCCGGCGCACGCTACGGCTTCCGCATCGACGGCGGTCCCGTCGTTCCCGACCCCGCCTCGCGCTTCCAGCCCGGGGACGTGTCCGAGCCGTCCGAGGTCATCGACCCGGATGCCTTCGCCTGGACCGACGACGCCTGGAAGGGGCGGCCGTGGGAAGAGGCCGTCGTCTACGAACTGCATGTCGGCACCGCGACGCCCGAGGGCACCTATGCGGGCCTGGAGAAGCGGCTCGACGATCTGGTCGATCTCGGCGTCACCGCGATCGAACTGCTGCCGCTCGCCGACTTCAAGGGCACCCGCAACTGGGGCTACGACGGCGTCCTGCCCTACGCCCCGGATTCGGTCTACGGGCGGCCGGAGGATCTCAAGCACCTGATCGACACCGCCCACGCCAAGGGGCTGATGGTGCTGATCGACTGCGTCTACAACCATTTCGGCCCGGCCGGGAATTATCTCCACGCCTACGCCAAGACGTTCTTCACCGAGCGCCACCAGACACCGTGGGGCGCCGGCATCAACTTCGACGGCAAGGAATCCGGCCCCGTCGTGCGCGACTACTTCATCGAGAACGCGCTGTACTGGCTGGAGGAATACCATTTCGACGGCATCCGCTTCGATGCGGTCCACGCCATCCTCGACGATTCCGAAAAGCACTTCCTGGCCGAACTCGGCGAGACGATCCGCAGCGCGTTCCCGGACCGGCACGTCCACTTGATCCTGGAGAACGAGGCCAATCAGGCCCGCTGGCTGGAGCGCGACGGCGAGGGCCGGCCGATCCTTCACAGCGCGCAATGGGCGGACGACCTGCACCATTGCTGGCACGTTCTGCTGACCGGCGAGAAGGCCGGCTACTACGAGAGCTTCGCCGACCGTCCGGTCGAGCATCTCGCCCGCTGCCTCGCGGAGGGCTTCGCCTATCAGGGCGAACCGTTCCCGACCCTCGACAACCATCCCCGCGGCGAGCCTTCGGGCCACCTGCCGCCGTCGGCCTTCGTCACCTTCCTCCAGAACCACGATCAGGTCGGCAACCGGGCGCTGGGCGAACGGCTCAGCCACCTCTCCGACCCGAAAAGACTCGCGCTCGCCCGTGCCGGGCTGCTGCTGGCGCCGCAGATCCCGATGCTGTGGATGGGCGAGGAATGGTCGGCCTCCGCCCCGTTCCTGTTCTTCGTGGATTTCGCGCCCGACGAGGAGCTGAACAAGGCGGTGCGCGAAGGCCGCCGCCGCGAGTTCAAGAGCTTCGCGGCGTTTGCCGACGACACCTCGGTGATCCCCGATCCGACCGAAGCCAGGACCTTCGAGGATTCGAAGATCGATTGGGACGAGGCCGAGACCGAGCCCCACCGCGCGGTCTGGGCCGACACCCGCAACCTGCTTCAGATTCGCCGCCAGAGCGTGGTGCCGCTGACCAAGTCCCGCTTCCTCGGCGCCAAGGCCGGGATCCCGGCGCCCGGCGTGGTCGATTGCACCTGGCGCTACGAGGACGGCTGGCTGCGCTTCATCGCCAATGTCGGTGACGCCGACTACGAGGCGACCGCTGCGAGCGGTCAGGTGATCTGGTCGAACGGGGGGTCGCGACAGGCCATGCAACTGCCGTCCTGGACCGGCGTGTTCCTGATCGGGGGCGAGCGGTGA
- a CDS encoding aspartate-semialdehyde dehydrogenase: MGYKVAVVGATGNVGREMLDILAERAFPADEVVALASRRSQGQDVSFGDRILKVKALDTYDFSDTDICLMSAGGEASKEWSPRIGQQGCVVIDNSSAFRYDADVPLIVPEVNADAVAGFTKRNIIANPNCSTAQLVVALKPLHEAATIKRVVVSTYQSVSGAGKDAMDELFNQTRAVFTAGEVVTKKFTKRIAFNVIPHIDVFMEDGYTKEEWKMVAETKKMLDPKIKLTATAVRVPVFIGHAEAVNVEFEQPISAEQATEILRSAPGVLVIDKRENGGYMTPHEAAGEDATYISRIREDATVENGLNFWCVSDNLRKGAALNAVQIAEVLVNRKLLGKAKAAA, encoded by the coding sequence ATGGGTTACAAGGTCGCCGTCGTCGGAGCCACGGGCAACGTGGGCCGCGAGATGCTCGACATTCTGGCCGAGCGCGCCTTCCCGGCCGACGAGGTCGTGGCGCTGGCCTCGCGCCGCAGCCAGGGCCAGGATGTCTCCTTCGGCGACAGGATTCTCAAGGTCAAAGCGCTCGACACCTACGACTTCTCCGACACCGACATCTGCCTGATGTCGGCAGGCGGCGAGGCGTCCAAGGAGTGGAGCCCGCGCATCGGCCAGCAGGGTTGCGTGGTGATCGATAACTCGTCCGCGTTCCGCTACGACGCCGACGTGCCGCTGATCGTGCCCGAGGTGAACGCCGACGCGGTCGCGGGCTTCACCAAGCGCAACATCATCGCCAACCCGAACTGCTCGACCGCGCAGCTCGTCGTCGCGCTGAAGCCGCTGCACGAGGCGGCGACGATCAAGCGCGTCGTGGTCTCGACCTATCAGTCGGTCTCCGGCGCCGGCAAGGACGCCATGGACGAGCTGTTCAACCAGACCCGCGCCGTGTTCACGGCCGGCGAGGTCGTGACGAAGAAGTTCACCAAGCGCATCGCCTTCAACGTCATCCCGCACATCGACGTGTTCATGGAGGACGGCTACACGAAGGAAGAGTGGAAGATGGTCGCCGAGACCAAGAAGATGCTCGATCCCAAGATCAAGCTCACGGCGACCGCGGTGCGGGTGCCGGTCTTCATCGGCCATGCCGAGGCGGTCAACGTCGAGTTCGAGCAGCCGATCAGCGCGGAGCAGGCCACCGAGATCCTGCGCTCGGCGCCGGGCGTTCTGGTGATCGACAAGCGCGAGAACGGCGGCTACATGACTCCCCACGAGGCGGCGGGCGAGGATGCCACCTACATCTCCCGCATTCGCGAGGACGCCACGGTCGAGAACGGCCTGAACTTCTGGTGCGTCTCGGACAACCTGCGCAAGGGCGCGGCCCTCAACGCGGTGCAGATCGCCGAGGTGCTGGTGAACCGCAAGCTGCTCGGCAAGGCGAAGGCCGCCGCCTGA
- a CDS encoding malto-oligosyltrehalose synthase, whose protein sequence is MSSSDVSALERLADLVGIADGFTDAFGQRVDTPLEIRRGMLEALGFAAGDDQAIRKNLASVEAVRANVIPPLLAAEARRGVRVPVRMDVSSGAVAWRLVDEHDRSREGRATLTASEDGAGFDLPPLTPGYHQLSVTIGDRQARAWIVAAPRRCWRPRAYAEDGARDWGLAAQLYGLRSPDNLGIGTYADAGRAARDAALRGASFLGLSPAHALFPTDRAKISPYSPSSRLFLETLYIEPAALPGFAGSRAAGILESHRARIESLRDTSLVDHAGVWEVLSPVLEAVWEDSDARAGKDAAFAAFREEGGENLESHATFDALSEHFRGQGAHWLGDWPEAYRRAGTDAVRAFAESHADRIGCHVFLQYLADRQLAAASELALKSGMRLGLYRDLAVGADRGGSEIWSHPERFANGVSIGAPPDLLAPKGQDWGLPAFDPLEMERDGLKAFRALVKANMRHAGAIRIDHAFQLARLFLIPLGKSAREGAYVLMPFEPMLAVLRLESHRAKCLVIAEDLGTAPEGFSDALMQSGILSYRILAFEREHGGAFKAPEAYPKDALTAITTHDLPTFVGWWRGVDTDTRQSLGLYDADRAEAERTERVAERWRLSEALASQQLLPGSEPPEHAPFEAAARYLARAPSILTAVQYEDVVGELSQANVPGSTEGYPNWRRKLDRNLEAIAAPGGPLAKLAAALSAEERGPRSGAARLASAPPRATYRLQFHEGFTFADAERIVPYLQKLGVSHVYASPLQRARPGSTHGYDIVDHSQINPEIGGEEGFRSFTDALHAHGLKLLLDIVPNHMGVGGADNPWWLSVLEWGGLSPAANAFDIDWERLGANGKLVIPFLGERYGEALEKGTLELKFDEEAGAFSIWHYEHQFPVCPLQYPTILNRALAALGEIGDDMSAEVLAITERLRSMGEETHPERRRAMPEAAEELKRQLAGAVRASPQIAASIYRALHLLNGNRDYPDSFGPLHRLLEQQSYRLAHWRIASSDINYRRFFDVNSLAGLRVELSDVFVRSHDLLFRLIGEGRIDGLRIDHIDGLADPLGYARALQAAVGPGFYIVVEKILEPGEKLRDWPVAGTTGYDVLNQLDGILVDKALKPRIEKFYRWATDRDEPYGFQFRAAKAEILEISFASELEVMTGDLKQIADSDRRTRDFSTNAIRRALIEIVARFPVYRSYLPGDLDETEVEAEDVRLIEGAVRKAKRWSALPDRSVHDFAADALLGRIDVGGAGQPDPQVVLRFRRRFQQLTGPVMAKSLEDTLFYRFAELLALNEVGGDPGEYGIDAERFHALQAARARDWPNAMITTATHDTKRGEDARSRQLALSEMPEEWARAWDTWRRASEVHVEPVEGEPAPDANDQWMFLQAILGAWPLELLERDDADGIEDFRKRLDAYAEKALRESKRRSSWVNVDEAYEQAVHGLFAALVAPGSDCLARLRPLVRRLAFLGMIAGLGRTVLKCTLPGIPDTYQGTEFWDFSFVDPDNRRPVDYEARARALEAGRAPADLIGSWSDGQVKQATLARLLADRAARPAFYADADYRPLAAEGARAGHVIAFTRSAATSGEDDLLVAVPRLVARLTPESAWSGEAFAGTGLPVPAGSRWTDVIGGGEVAAEGDRLDLGRLFATLPYVVLRRTA, encoded by the coding sequence GTGAGTTCTTCCGACGTGAGTGCCCTGGAACGTCTCGCCGACCTCGTCGGCATCGCCGACGGTTTCACCGATGCCTTCGGGCAGCGGGTCGATACGCCGCTCGAAATCCGTCGCGGCATGCTGGAAGCGCTCGGCTTCGCCGCCGGCGACGACCAGGCCATCCGAAAAAACCTCGCCTCGGTCGAGGCGGTGCGCGCCAACGTGATCCCGCCGCTGCTCGCGGCCGAGGCGCGGCGCGGCGTGCGCGTGCCGGTGCGGATGGACGTGAGTTCCGGCGCCGTCGCGTGGCGCCTCGTGGACGAGCACGACCGCTCCCGCGAGGGACGCGCCACCCTGACCGCCTCGGAGGACGGTGCCGGCTTCGACCTGCCGCCGCTGACGCCGGGCTATCATCAGCTCTCCGTGACGATCGGCGATCGCCAAGCACGAGCCTGGATCGTCGCCGCGCCGCGGCGCTGCTGGCGGCCCCGGGCCTACGCCGAGGACGGCGCCCGCGATTGGGGTCTCGCGGCGCAGCTCTACGGGCTGCGTTCGCCGGACAATCTCGGTATCGGCACCTACGCCGATGCCGGCCGCGCCGCCCGCGACGCGGCACTTCGGGGCGCCTCGTTCCTGGGCCTGAGCCCGGCCCACGCCCTGTTCCCGACGGACCGGGCGAAGATCTCGCCCTATTCGCCGTCTTCGCGTCTGTTTCTCGAAACCCTCTACATCGAGCCGGCGGCGCTGCCGGGCTTTGCCGGAAGCCGTGCCGCCGGCATCCTCGAAAGCCACCGCGCCCGCATCGAGTCGCTGCGCGACACCTCGCTGGTCGACCACGCCGGCGTGTGGGAGGTGCTCTCGCCGGTTCTCGAAGCGGTGTGGGAGGATTCCGACGCGCGGGCCGGCAAGGATGCGGCGTTCGCGGCCTTCCGCGAGGAGGGCGGCGAGAACCTCGAATCCCACGCGACCTTCGATGCGCTGTCGGAGCATTTCCGGGGACAAGGCGCGCACTGGCTCGGCGATTGGCCGGAGGCGTATCGCCGCGCCGGCACCGACGCGGTTCGTGCCTTCGCCGAGAGCCACGCCGACCGCATCGGTTGCCACGTCTTCCTGCAATACCTCGCCGACCGGCAGCTCGCGGCCGCGTCCGAGCTGGCGCTGAAATCCGGCATGCGGCTCGGGCTCTACCGCGATCTGGCGGTGGGTGCCGACCGGGGCGGCTCCGAGATCTGGTCCCACCCCGAGCGCTTCGCCAACGGCGTCTCGATCGGCGCGCCGCCCGATCTCCTCGCCCCCAAGGGCCAGGACTGGGGCTTGCCCGCCTTCGACCCGCTGGAGATGGAGCGGGACGGCCTCAAGGCGTTCCGGGCCCTGGTGAAGGCGAACATGCGCCATGCCGGCGCGATCCGCATCGACCACGCCTTCCAGCTCGCGCGCCTGTTCCTGATCCCGCTCGGCAAGTCCGCCCGCGAGGGCGCCTACGTCCTGATGCCGTTCGAGCCGATGCTGGCGGTGCTGCGGCTGGAGAGCCACCGCGCCAAATGCCTCGTCATCGCCGAGGATCTCGGCACGGCCCCGGAGGGCTTCTCCGACGCGCTGATGCAGTCGGGCATCCTCAGCTACCGCATCCTCGCCTTCGAGCGGGAGCACGGGGGTGCCTTCAAGGCGCCGGAGGCCTACCCGAAGGACGCGCTCACCGCGATCACCACCCACGACCTGCCGACCTTCGTCGGCTGGTGGCGCGGGGTCGACACCGACACCCGCCAGTCGCTCGGCCTCTACGATGCCGACCGGGCCGAGGCCGAGCGCACCGAGCGCGTGGCCGAACGCTGGCGCCTGTCGGAGGCGCTGGCGAGCCAGCAGCTCCTGCCGGGTTCCGAGCCGCCGGAGCACGCGCCGTTCGAGGCGGCCGCGCGCTACCTCGCCCGCGCTCCGTCGATCCTCACGGCCGTCCAGTACGAGGACGTGGTCGGCGAACTCTCCCAGGCCAACGTGCCGGGCTCGACCGAGGGCTATCCGAACTGGCGGCGCAAGCTCGACCGCAATCTGGAGGCCATCGCCGCGCCGGGCGGGCCGCTGGCCAAGCTCGCCGCCGCCCTCTCGGCCGAGGAGCGCGGGCCGCGCTCGGGCGCGGCGCGCCTCGCCTCGGCGCCGCCGCGGGCGACCTACCGCCTGCAGTTCCACGAGGGTTTCACCTTCGCGGACGCGGAGAGGATCGTCCCGTACCTGCAGAAACTCGGGGTCAGCCACGTCTACGCCTCGCCGTTGCAGCGGGCGCGGCCGGGCTCGACCCACGGCTACGACATCGTCGACCACTCGCAGATCAACCCGGAGATCGGCGGCGAGGAGGGCTTTCGCAGCTTCACCGACGCCCTGCACGCGCACGGGCTGAAGCTCCTGCTCGACATCGTGCCCAACCACATGGGCGTCGGCGGGGCCGACAATCCGTGGTGGCTCTCGGTGCTCGAATGGGGCGGCCTGTCGCCCGCGGCCAACGCCTTCGACATCGACTGGGAACGGCTCGGCGCCAACGGCAAGCTCGTCATCCCCTTCCTCGGCGAGCGCTACGGCGAAGCGCTGGAGAAGGGCACGCTCGAACTGAAGTTCGACGAGGAGGCCGGCGCCTTCAGCATCTGGCACTACGAGCACCAGTTCCCGGTCTGCCCGCTGCAATACCCGACGATCCTGAACCGCGCGCTCGCCGCGCTCGGCGAGATCGGCGACGACATGTCGGCGGAAGTCCTCGCCATCACCGAGCGCCTGCGCTCCATGGGTGAGGAGACCCATCCCGAGCGCCGCCGGGCCATGCCCGAGGCCGCCGAGGAGCTGAAGCGCCAGCTCGCCGGCGCGGTTCGAGCCTCGCCGCAGATCGCCGCCTCGATCTACCGCGCGCTGCACCTGCTCAACGGCAACCGCGACTATCCCGACAGCTTCGGGCCGCTGCACCGGCTGCTCGAACAGCAATCCTACCGGCTCGCCCACTGGCGGATCGCGTCGAGCGACATCAACTACCGCCGCTTCTTCGACGTGAACTCGCTCGCCGGCCTGCGCGTCGAGTTGTCGGACGTGTTCGTGCGCTCGCACGACCTGCTGTTCCGCCTGATCGGCGAGGGCCGCATCGACGGCCTGCGCATCGATCACATCGACGGCCTTGCCGATCCGCTCGGCTATGCGAGGGCGCTTCAGGCCGCGGTCGGTCCCGGCTTCTACATCGTGGTCGAGAAGATCCTGGAGCCCGGCGAAAAGCTGCGCGACTGGCCCGTCGCCGGCACCACCGGCTACGACGTGCTCAACCAACTCGACGGCATCCTCGTCGACAAGGCGCTGAAGCCGCGCATCGAAAAGTTCTACCGCTGGGCCACCGACAGGGACGAGCCCTACGGCTTCCAGTTCCGGGCGGCCAAGGCGGAGATCCTCGAGATCAGCTTCGCCTCGGAACTCGAGGTGATGACCGGCGACCTCAAGCAGATCGCCGATTCCGACCGGCGCACGCGCGACTTTTCCACCAACGCCATCCGCCGGGCGCTGATCGAGATCGTGGCGCGCTTCCCCGTCTACCGCTCCTACCTGCCGGGCGATCTCGACGAGACCGAAGTCGAGGCCGAGGACGTGCGACTGATCGAGGGGGCGGTGCGCAAGGCCAAGCGCTGGAGCGCCCTGCCGGACCGATCGGTTCACGACTTCGCCGCCGACGCGCTGCTCGGCCGCATCGATGTCGGCGGCGCCGGGCAGCCCGATCCGCAGGTGGTGCTGCGTTTCCGCCGCCGCTTCCAGCAGCTCACCGGCCCGGTGATGGCCAAGAGCCTGGAAGACACGCTGTTCTACCGCTTCGCCGAACTGCTGGCGCTCAACGAGGTCGGCGGCGATCCGGGCGAGTACGGGATCGACGCGGAGCGCTTCCACGCGCTCCAGGCCGCGCGCGCCCGCGACTGGCCGAACGCGATGATCACCACGGCCACCCACGACACCAAGCGCGGCGAGGACGCCCGCTCGCGCCAGCTCGCCCTGTCCGAGATGCCGGAGGAGTGGGCCCGCGCCTGGGACACGTGGCGGCGGGCCTCGGAAGTCCACGTCGAGCCGGTCGAAGGCGAGCCGGCGCCGGACGCCAACGACCAGTGGATGTTCCTGCAGGCCATCCTCGGCGCGTGGCCACTGGAGCTTCTCGAACGCGACGACGCGGATGGGATCGAGGATTTCCGCAAGCGCCTCGACGCCTATGCCGAGAAGGCTTTGCGCGAGAGCAAGCGCCGGTCGAGCTGGGTCAACGTCGACGAGGCCTACGAACAGGCCGTGCACGGCCTGTTCGCCGCACTCGTCGCGCCGGGCTCCGACTGCCTCGCCCGTCTGCGGCCGCTCGTGCGGCGGCTCGCCTTCCTCGGCATGATCGCCGGACTCGGGCGCACGGTGCTCAAATGCACCCTGCCCGGCATTCCCGATACGTATCAGGGTACAGAGTTCTGGGACTTCTCCTTCGTCGATCCCGACAACCGGCGGCCGGTCGATTACGAGGCGCGCGCCCGGGCCCTCGAAGCGGGGAGGGCGCCGGCCGACCTGATCGGGTCGTGGTCGGACGGGCAGGTGAAGCAGGCGACCCTCGCCCGCCTGCTCGCCGACCGCGCGGCGCGCCCGGCCTTCTACGCCGATGCCGATTACCGGCCCCTGGCCGCGGAGGGCGCGCGCGCCGGGCACGTGATCGCCTTCACCCGCTCGGCGGCGACGTCCGGCGAGGACGATCTGCTGGTGGCGGTGCCGCGGCTGGTCGCACGGCTGACGCCCGAATCGGCTTGGTCGGGCGAGGCCTTCGCCGGCACCGGCCTGCCGGTGCCGGCCGGCAGCCGCTGGACCGACGTCATCGGCGGCGGCGAGGTCGCCGCGGAGGGCGACCGTCTCGACCTCGGTCGGCTGTTCGCGACGCTGCCCTATGTGGTGCTGCGGCGGACCGCGTAG
- the speG gene encoding spermidine N1-acetyltransferase produces MSIKLRPLEREDLLFVHQLNNNDSIMRYWFEEAYESFAELAQLYERNIHNQTERRFIIATDRGEPAGMVELVEINHLHRRCEFQIAIHPDHQGRGYAKRATRIAIDYAFKVLNIHKLYLHVDKDNKRAAGIYESCGFRPEGILKDEFFVNGRYRDAVRMCLFQPHYLAERGAGDVAEPVLKT; encoded by the coding sequence ATGAGTATCAAACTGCGACCGCTGGAGCGCGAGGATCTTCTCTTCGTGCACCAGCTCAACAACAACGACAGCATCATGCGCTACTGGTTCGAGGAGGCCTACGAGTCCTTCGCGGAACTGGCGCAGCTCTACGAGCGCAACATCCACAACCAGACCGAGCGCCGCTTCATCATCGCCACGGATCGCGGCGAGCCGGCGGGCATGGTCGAACTCGTGGAGATCAACCACCTGCACCGCCGCTGCGAATTCCAGATCGCGATCCACCCCGACCATCAGGGCAGGGGCTACGCCAAGCGCGCCACCCGCATCGCCATCGACTACGCCTTCAAGGTGCTCAACATCCACAAGCTCTACCTGCACGTGGACAAGGACAACAAGCGCGCGGCGGGCATCTACGAGAGTTGCGGCTTTCGCCCCGAAGGCATTCTCAAGGACGAGTTCTTCGTGAACGGCCGCTACCGCGACGCGGTGCGGATGTGCCTGTTCCAGCCGCACTACCTCGCCGAGCGCGGCGCCGGCGACGTGGCCGAGCCGGTGCTGAAGACCTGA
- a CDS encoding TetR/AcrR family transcriptional regulator gives MRPWREGPGDRRSYHHGNLKEALIEAARRFIAERGIGGFTLVDAARLVGVTPAALYRHFRGREALLEEVAGRGFADLADRLARALTGRGTPLERFTRMGEAYLAFAEEEPGYYAAIFEVRGQAVPAPATDRPNPFDLLVEALRSTFPDGFAGVDPRFLALEVWALSHGIATLSAAGQLPKPGPDKYELLRAGVLALVHGAGGRAKEKP, from the coding sequence GTGCGACCCTGGCGCGAGGGACCGGGCGACCGGCGCAGCTACCATCACGGCAACCTCAAGGAGGCGCTGATCGAGGCGGCGCGCCGATTCATCGCCGAGCGCGGCATCGGCGGTTTCACCTTGGTCGATGCGGCTCGGCTGGTCGGCGTCACACCGGCCGCGCTCTATCGCCATTTCCGCGGGCGCGAGGCGTTGTTGGAAGAGGTGGCCGGCCGGGGTTTCGCCGACCTTGCCGACCGACTCGCCCGCGCGCTCACCGGCCGCGGCACGCCGCTGGAGCGCTTCACCCGCATGGGCGAAGCCTATCTCGCCTTCGCCGAGGAGGAACCGGGCTACTACGCCGCCATCTTCGAGGTGCGTGGCCAGGCGGTGCCCGCTCCCGCCACTGACAGGCCAAACCCGTTCGACCTGCTGGTCGAGGCCCTGCGCTCGACCTTCCCCGACGGCTTCGCCGGCGTCGATCCGCGCTTCCTCGCCCTGGAGGTCTGGGCACTGTCGCACGGCATCGCCACGCTCTCGGCCGCAGGCCAACTCCCGAAGCCCGGGCCTGACAAGTACGAACTGCTCCGCGCGGGCGTGCTGGCCCTCGTCCACGGTGCCGGCGGACGGGCAAAGGAAAAGCCTTGA
- a CDS encoding DUF2852 domain-containing protein: MNTSSTSPWSCGASHRSGPFPKRSLEIGAIVVGFIYWWPIAVAYVAWKIAGYPALGQMKAFANSGSFSFAGGNGPSRFARAYEAAKGFSGTGAPSGNWAFEEYRRAELERLEARRRALQEESRAFAEFVEELKRAKDREQFDAFMAKRRSEGGGPTIDA; this comes from the coding sequence GTGAACACGTCCTCCACCTCTCCCTGGTCCTGCGGCGCGTCTCACCGCAGCGGCCCCTTTCCCAAACGCTCGCTCGAGATCGGCGCCATCGTCGTCGGCTTCATCTACTGGTGGCCGATCGCCGTCGCCTACGTGGCCTGGAAGATCGCGGGCTATCCCGCGCTCGGCCAGATGAAGGCGTTCGCCAACAGCGGCAGCTTCAGCTTCGCCGGCGGCAACGGCCCGTCGCGCTTCGCCCGCGCCTACGAGGCGGCCAAGGGCTTCTCCGGCACCGGTGCCCCCAGCGGCAACTGGGCCTTCGAGGAGTACCGCCGGGCCGAGTTGGAGCGTCTCGAAGCGCGCCGCCGCGCCCTTCAGGAGGAGAGCCGGGCCTTCGCCGAGTTCGTCGAGGAGCTGAAGCGGGCCAAGGACCGCGAGCAGTTCGACGCTTTCATGGCCAAGCGCCGCTCCGAAGGCGGCGGCCCGACCATCGACGCCTGA